One Nicotiana tomentosiformis chromosome 1, ASM39032v3, whole genome shotgun sequence genomic window, CACATACATATCACCCGCTACAAGTTGTAGTAATATAAGATATCAAAAGTTtcctttatttatagtctcaatataaccaatCGCTTTTGTGAATACTTcagaaactcaataagtttctttgagacttactacaacataatgccttattgataatcaattttgttcctccaaaatagtaataattggctcttttagagctctcaattaattttgtactatcaTATATTCATCAACATCTATATGGTGGATATCTCtttaaagagaaagttataccattatggttatggtcaaaattatatgcaaaatCTGTTTCTTACATTACTGTTGTCTTTTAATAATCATATTGCTAAAATATTTTGGCGTACAATAAGTACGTGACCAATGACCATTtatgccataataatgacattattttcttatttcctctcaAACCTCTTTCtagaggtgagtgtggtatatACCACTAGCACACTCatattcttccaaaaatgaatatgtatcacattcacatcatgaatggaccataatcatctatatgtgctttacaaaatctcataTCAAATCGATGATAAATATTACTTTCACatagtgaaggattattttgaaaatacttattattctcattaccacaatgatgacgattataattttgTCTATTGCCACGTCCACATCCAATTATATCTTTATGgtaataattttgtcttctttcagacttatcacatactcttaagggaatgagaatTAAGCAAATTCAATGCgtggttataatttcttacaaactctattagagttataatcaaaatttattatctttgcttgtatttaaaatccaattataaaattttaagaatttaaaagagaaaaattagGTTAAATACTTACCTTAAATCCAGAATTTATTCCTCAAGGAAGTTCATGGATTAATTAACAATCATTATGATCAATATTATGTAAAAGTTGGGCACCATGCACGTATCCCAAAGCCTGGTGACCAAAGCAGATGCCTCAACTCAATTGGATAGAGTcgcgtgctgataacgtgttataaaacaataaaagaagaagaagagtattgcagagaaaaatagagagagagaattcttattaatTTGAAGTGAATTACAATGAaatagaacccctctatttataggggaaaagtgacttagccaccaagtaacaaccCTAAAAACTCTCTGATATATAGATATTCACCATAAATAAAACAATATTTATAACAACTGGTATAATGTTGTTTGAAGGGGTAATTTTTCAAGGACTATATTTGTACAACTTTTAAAATAGAGATAAAATTTTGATAGTGATCTTAAAAAGGGATACTTGCATAAATCAGCCCCCCAAATAACACCGTTGTAGTTGGACCGTTATCCATAGGCTTCAGAATTTCAGATTACCCAACCAAAGTATGTATCTTAGAGAACCATATGTTTTCAAGTATTATCAATAAGTTTTTATGTACACGTATCAGTTCTAAAAAAGAAATATACTCGTATGACTACTAGGACAAAGAGGGCAATCCGTTACATGCTTAAGAAAGGTCACTGTATTCTACACCTATCCTGTAAATTGCGTATATGACATACCTCTAGCATGCAACAGTACTGATTTTGCAGCTTTCTTAAATTTAAAGATATCAATTTAAAATTTGACAGTTCCATTTTCATGGATTTAAGTTGCTCTAACAAGCAGAGACCAGAAACATGCAACCGGAGTTTCACTAGGAAAACGAAGGAAAATACGAAGGAACTTAAataacatacaataattataaaaaaaggCAATGGCACGTGAGGCCAATTACAAGGATCACATTACTACTCCAAACAAGACTAAGCAAATGAAAACATTAACAGTAATTAAAAGCAAATTCATACAAGTGAACTGCTATCTGCAGGTAAAcagtacaacaataacaacaattacTAAGCCTCGATTAATATATTAGTCACAAACAAGTTGGGTCGACGGTGCATATAGTCCATAAGCTAGCTAAATGCATGCCTTGAATGATTCTCATGATTTTCAGTTGGACTTGTGCTTCTCCTCATGATCCTCAGTATTCTTGTGGTGTCCAGGCAATTTCTCCTTGATTTTGTCAAGTAATCCTTTCTTCTCTTTTGTTTGATCACCTCCATAGACTTGCTCATCTGCAGCAGTCTTGTTGTGGTGACCTGGAAGTTTGTCCTTTATCTTCTCCATTATTCCTTTCTTTTCTTGATCTTCGTGTGTTGTTCCTGCATAATTAGCATTACCAGCCACATGACCAGTGCAGTTCTCCATTTCAACTTTTTGCTCACTACTTTCCTTATGATCACCGGAAATCTTTTCCTTGATCTTCTCTTTCAGTcccttcttcttccttttcttctctccAGTAACCTCGTCCACTTCCTCATCGCTCGACTGAAATAATGAgcggaaaaaaagaaagaaaattaaatatataCTGTCTGTAATCTTATAGCAACCTGACAAAATGAATTCATCTATTAGAAACATGCCCAACCCGTCTAAGTTTAAACGGGTTGGATTATGCTAGCTCCTAAATGACTCTTCAAACTATTGGGCCAAACGACTGTATAAAAGTTGATACCCTTTGCAGCGCGTCCTAGGAAAGCAATATTTTCGTTCAGGCTACGTTGGGGCGGCAAACGGGTCGGATACGAGCATATCGAAAATGGGTAAATTATTCGACatgacccatatttaatacggataaaaaataaaTTACCCGGCGAATAATATCGATATCCATATTATCAatgacttcttgaatataatCACTTTTAGGAGAATTCCTAATCTCCCAAACTTAAGTAACCCCAATTTAAAGCTTTACagatataaaagttaaactcattaatTGTCTATTGGTTATCTATTTTCTGAGTGGATAATACAGTTTTTATCCATATTCGATCCGTTTTTAGAAGTTCAATATCCAACCCATTTTGTAATGGATAACATGGATGactaactattttcttttaacaaATTTACCACGTCTAAGGCTACAACTAAGTAAGTAAGGAGCAATTAATTAAGTAGCTTACCGAGCTTGAATTGCTGTGAGTGCGGTGAAGTTTGTCCATGAGACTGTGCTTCTCCTCCTCCTCTTTCTTCTCCTTTGGTGGTTCTACATTGGGATAGGgagtagtagtgtcaacaacatCAACCATGACAGTGTCATCGTTGGACTTATTCTCTTCTTTCTTTCCCATGAAATTGAACAATCCACACCCACGGTCACTACTCTCTGGAGCTGCACCCTTGTTTACATTCTCCTCCTGTGACTGACTTTGTTGCTCTGCCATCTTGTAGAATAATAAACAAGTATGAAACTGAAGCTATATATGTTCTTAAAATGCTTGTGCTTTGAGTGAATTTTTGTGCTTATAGCTTTGTTCAAGACTCTGTTTATATAGGTGAAACAAATACTAGCTAGGATTGTGTAGAGATTGGCGAGCTATGCTATTGGTACTTGGGGAGTACTGAAATGTCGGTTTGGACGGTTTACGCAAACTGAGATGTTATCTTAGTGTTCAGTATTCTTAGTGATTTTGAGATTTATGTAATGACAGGTCGTACATTGTGTAAAGCAAAAGCCTTTTAGATTTGCTTAACAAATAGTATTATTAACTGTAACAATGGAACAGTGCTTATTGGACGAAGAAATTTAAAGAATCTTTGCACCGACCAGGTTGGGAATTGAGAGTTGGGACTGGGAACCCATTCAATGGTTCAAACAAGTACAAGGTATTGGGCGACTCTGCTTCACATTTTAATATTGTTGAAGATTGGAATGAGATTTTTTGTTTGGAAACAAGGGAAGAATGACAGATTAATAAAATGGCTTTCCCCTCACATTGATTGATCTACTGGTTGATAAAAAATTGGTCCAATTGGAAAGCCATGTGTCACTCGTTAATTTGATGTTTGCATTAATAGCCAGTAAATTATCTTTGTAAAACCAGTGACCACTAGAGAAACACAACACCCAAAATTGAAGAATCAAGGTTGTCACATTACTTTAATCCAATTCAAAATGTTATGCCCTTCAAATTGCATCACTTTTCTTAATGTCACAAATACTTAAGCCTTCTTTGTTTTTAATTCTGCTTTTGATCACACACAAAAAAGGAATACTCGTAACCACTCTTTTTCTTTTGATGTATGTTTTACCCAATTTCACTAAAATATTAGTATACATTACTGTCTAACCTCAAAattagataacaattgaatttatacgcggtttaaaggatatgtgatctaatttgatacaaaacgagAAATCACatttaatatggaagaataaatagaaaaatcaatgcaAACCACCCAGACTGAACAACTTAAGCCTCGCAAGGTTAACTTCCTTCGAATTTAGGAGTGATATTATTGGAGCCAAAACAATATGAACAAGGCTGGAAAAGATAGAATATCGTTCTTTTTTGTATATTTCAATATTTTTAATGAATTACTCAATTCCCTTTATATATCCAGGGAGATGAAacttttaagtcattattttatAAGTAATTATATAGACGGTTGTCTCCCTTTTTGATTTAATCACGTGATTTCCGCCACaatgattggttaatggcgagaatcaaggatCCTTATCGGTTGAGTTGGCAAAGCTTTTCCCCGAGGCCGTTAGAAGCAGGATCGGTCGTGCCTTCGataaactcgagggcaaatctgatggtcTTGTTGAACTTCGAACCTCGACATCGAGCTCGATCACATCTGTAACTTCGATCTCTTACAGATGTGCCGAGCTTGGTCTATCGTTCCAGATGCTCGATCAAGCATCGAGCTCGGTCCCCTCATTTTCTGGAGAGTAAGCGATGAAAAATGATATGAACTCTCGGTCCCCACTTCAATAAGTCATGACGATGAATACGTGACGTAGGTGATAAGAATAATGGAAACGTCCTATCAGTCCAGTCTTCGAGGCATTAAATATGTATCAGTTGACGGTCGGCTACCCCGAGAGGTGAACCGTCGCTTAAGAAACCTATAGATACCCTTTAATCCATCTATTAGAACTTTTATACTCAAATTCTTCTTGTGTTCTAAGAAAATTTCACCCTCTTCATCTCCTGGTTTTCTAATTGTTAACCTCAAGGCTTACCTTACCAACAATTTTTTTCCTtcgttttttatttaaaaaaatggcaaagacttcaaagtCTGTTCCTCAAAAAGAAGCACATTCTTCTTCAAAACCTTCTGAAAACGTTTCTCACGCTGCTACTGAGGAACCCCCTCTGAAATCATACATCCCTGCTGGGTGCCCAACTGTGGCtgactttaaggttgagaatACGGCCATGGTACCAGGTCAATGTGAAccagtctcgaggtacatatgtacgATTACAGATAGCATCCTCGATAAAGTTAAAAAGGATTGCAAAATTGTAGACAAACTCGTAGTAGTTCCTACCACTGAAGAATCAATCACCACCTATGTGGAGGGTTtctttaagtgtttacacttacacTTTCATGCTGGGTCCTCTAGACCCGGTTATCATAGCCTTTTACAAAAGGTATGATGTGATGCTCGGGCAGATACATCCTTTATTTTGGAGGATCATTATTCTGCTTCGATTCTTTGTGAGCAAGGTCAAGGGATGTCCATTCACAATCGACCATCTCATGCGTCTGTACAACCCTCAACTTTACCGAGGTAGATTAATTAAGCTTGCACGCCAAGCCACCAAGACCTTGTTCTCGAGTATCGATGAGGATCGGGACCGGGGCTAGTTTGGTCGATTtattcgagtgaggacctcagacttAATCCCGGCTGCggacatgccatttcctgagaaatgaaaCATGAAATGTAAGTTTAGCTTTGCCTTCggtatttcttttattgtttttcATTCCGTTAGTTTCTCATTGATGTTATGTGATGCAGCTGTAACCCAAATACCGAACCCCATTCCTGAACTtaaagagtgggtcgagggcatcgcgACTCAGAGACCTTACTCCGAGCGCTTATGGCGTGAGCTcgcgaagggccgatgggaggcccgtaatcatAGTAAGAGTTTCTCTTCACTATTTTTTCGATGGCCTGGATTCTACCGCCTCAAAGGATGTTACCGGGTTGAGCGATTTATCGGTACCAAAAAAGACGTTGTCCCCGGAAGATGGGGCCTTCTTCAAGCCCACGATTAGTGAACCAGTTCCCAGCTCCGAGTGTTGACCCTACTCGGAGACGAGCAATTTATATGTCCATCCCAGAAGAGACCCGAGCTCTTTCTGCCTATTCAACGAAGCTCGACAGGCGCCGAATCGGGTAATTTCGAATGTCCCTTCATTATGTTCTTAGCTTTAATTATGAATAATCATAACGTTTTTCCTTTGTGTTTGTAGGTCTCGGTGCTTCATCACTAGGCTTTTCTTCGATACCGGGAGGAGTCAAAACGTTTCGAGGCTGAAGCTCGGGAGCTTGCTGAAAAGAGGGATGCTTGCAAGCTCCTTAGCGAAAAATCCCAAGCTGAGCTTAAAGCGGCTCGTAGGGAATATACTgacctggtcgagcaggtaagaagagtttttgaagttagtgatgatgagtcGGATTTAGTAGCTAATAATCCGCGCCCGCAGGTTCAGATCAAACTTGACGGGATCGAGCAACTCCGAGTGGAGCTGGATGCAGTCAAAGTCGAGACCGAAGAATGGAAGAAGAATATGGATCGCCTAACCTCGGAGAAAGAGACCGCCCAGACACAGTTGTCTTCAGCCGAGGTTCAGCTTTGGGCTGCAAAGGAGAAGAACTTGGCGTAGGCCAAAATGATCGTGGGAATCCAATCTCAGTTGAGCTCGACTGTTTCTGGTCAAGAGAATCTGGCCAAGAAGCTCGAGGTTGCCAAATCAGAAGTTATTACGGCCCAGAACGAAGCTAATAAAAAAGTGGCCCAGTTCAAAGTTGATGTCGAGGCTATCCAGGAGCAGGAAAAAAATATGGTGAAACATGCGAGGTGGGAATCCCGAAGGGAGACCTTTGAGGGAATCCATGCTCAGAATTTCGGCATATTGACTGAAATCAAGAATGCCAAGATATACAAAGCCAATTCTTGGAGGCTGGCTTTTCCCGAGGAGGATTCTAAGGCGTCTGAAGAGTCGAGTGAGTCCGATGGTGAAGAAGACCTCGAAGGTTATGACGCAGCCCCCGGTGAAGATTAGGCCACTTagaatattatttattttgtactGTCTCTTTGTCGAGGCCATTTGGCCTCTGTATATAACATGTAACAGGGCTATTCAGCCCTTGTAAagaaattttgatatatatatatatatatatatatatatatatatatatatatatatataaggccttTTCCCTTTCATAGCTCGAATTTCTTCTTTGCTTTATTTGTATTCGCAAAGGTCgagatgccttagcatgaaataattagGTTTCGTTCTAAGGTTCGATCAAACCTTGCCTTTTTTAGGTTAAGGCATTGTAGGGGTTCGGTGTTACTGATAATTTCCCCCCGAAATATCTTAGGTTTATACCCTTGCCGAGGGCGGCCTTTAGAACCGATTTATAAGAGTTTTTCGAAGGCTTTGTTTTTGTTACGAGCCTCGGACGTCTCCAAGTCATATTAATATGGCTGTAACCTTTTCAGTTAGGGCGTTGCCTAATGGGCTTGTCATCCCGAGTTATCCGGTCATGCCTAAGATAATTGTTCCCGAGTAGGAATGGCCGTGGCCTTTGAAATTCGGgtgttgcctaataggtcttttgCCCTTGTAATCTGATATCTCGGAACATCCTAGATTGTTTTTCAATCATcagtccccgagtgaatgttcgaactcgtaTTTTAAGATTGCCCTTAGGCTCGATGTCTAGTCCCCGAGCGAATGTTCAAACTCGGCTTAAGGTTGCCCTATCCGAGATTGTTTTTTGATCGGCAGTACCAGAGTGAATGTTCAAACTAAGATTTCAAGATTGCCCTTAGGCTCGATGTCTTTAGTTGTAGGGAATTCCTTGAAAGATGTAAGAAGTATTTTAAAGGACATGATATTTATGTGCAATGAAGAAACTTCTTTTATATTCTTGTGCACAATAGTTATACATGtatacatgttttgtgccagggctcgagcggtctgtgtgggcacggttcatttgaccgtttgtcccttacaataaatcctattgaTTGAGGCCCTTATATCACGAAGTTTCTTTCCTTGTTGGGGTCAATAACCTAGGGTATTGACCCCAGTGTTCGGGGCTAACTGAAGAATGGCCTCGAATACTGCTGTAATCATTGCCACCGGTTCGTAgccggccttcaattctaagttagcacgattcatttattgcctcgttaaaaaccttgctgaaaAACTCATTTGaaacaaaatcggttcaaggaaaaaagagtgcaacgcgtgctttcagatctaAAATCTCGTATCATCCTTTATAGGTTGCATTCAAGTGTTAGTTTGgaatgtaaaaaggaaaaaatagaagaaagaatTAGGaccgtaccttagcaataatgtCGTTTTAAgtgagatatgttccaattgttcggtAGTCGTTCACCattcattgttccgagcttgtaggatcatTTTCCAGTGATCTCTATAATTTTGTGTGGTCCTTCCTAGTTTggccccaatttcccttcgttcgggtttcgggtgttcAGTGTAACTTTTCTTAATACTGTGTCCCCGGTATTGAAGTAccaaaggttggcccttcgattataatatctctcgattcattttttttgggggggggggccAACCGGATAAGGGCGGCTTCgagcctttcatctaatagttccaggctcgtactcatagcctcatcatttgattcctttgttgcatatcagaaTATGATGCTCGGTTCCCCGACCTCAACCGGTATTAAAACTTCGGTGCTGTAAACCAAagaaaatggggtggccccgtaactggacttcgaggttgtacgatatgcccacaggacctcaggtagcattttcttccattttcctttggcatcgatcaacctctttttgaggtcttaggcTATAGTTTTATTGGTGGGTTctgcttgtccattcccactaggctGATAAGGAGTGGataagattcttttgatcttatggtcttcgagaaacttgcttactttgctaccAATAAACTGTTTCCCGTTGTTGTACATAATTTCAGCCGGtattccgaatcgacatatgatgtggtcccagataaaatcaatgacttctttttccctGATTTTCTCATATGCATGTGCTTTCACCcttttagagaaatagtcagtcataaataaaacaAACTGAGCCTTATCAGGTGCCCgagggagggggccgacgatttccatcccccatttcatgaaaggccatggtgacaaaaccgaatgcagcGGCTCCCCAGGTCTATAGATCATCGGAGCGTGCCTTTGTCATTCATGACATCTTTgaacgaactcctttgcatctttttccatgtcgatccagtagtaaccggctctgattattttttaaaCCAGTGATTCggtgcccgaatgatttccacaagtaccctcgtggatttccctcagaacgtactcATTATCCCCTAGCCCTAGACATTTTGCAAGTggaccatcgaatgttcttctgaacaaaGCTCCATCTTCGGCCAGGCTAAATCGGGCTGCTTTTGTACGCAAGGCTCTCGATTCTTTTAGGTCCGAGGTCAAATTTTCGATCCTGAGATAATCTACGTGTTTGTTCCTCCAGTACCAAGTTAGGCTCGTCTAGTTGATCTCGGCGTGtccttcttccaccaccgatctcataagttgcaCGACTTTAGCGAGGGCATCGGCTTCGCTGTTCTGATCAtgaggtacgtgttgcaaagtccattctttcaaccgatgtaatgtcacctgtaacttatctaagtatctctgcatttgttcttct contains:
- the LOC104097048 gene encoding dehydrin COR47-like, with product MAEQQSQSQEENVNKGAAPESSDRGCGLFNFMGKKEENKSNDDTVMVDVVDTTTPYPNVEPPKEKKEEEEKHSLMDKLHRTHSNSSSSSDEEVDEVTGEKKRKKKGLKEKIKEKISGDHKESSEQKVEMENCTGHVAGNANYAGTTHEDQEKKGIMEKIKDKLPGHHNKTAADEQVYGGDQTKEKKGLLDKIKEKLPGHHKNTEDHEEKHKSN